In Arachis hypogaea cultivar Tifrunner chromosome 2, arahy.Tifrunner.gnm2.J5K5, whole genome shotgun sequence, a genomic segment contains:
- the LOC112727956 gene encoding receptor-like protein 7 has protein sequence MKTTLILWFYLLLPLSLLNFTYTINIVTSQCLGHQQSLLLHLKNGLIFNPAKSKKLIHWNHTDDCCQWKGVACSTKGNVIALDISHEFITGGNLTSLFKLQYLQNLNLAYNEFHFGINSEFKNLKNLRYLNLSNAGFMGQIPTKISHLSKLETLDLSTTFTSSSQHGLKLEKPNIVEFVKNFTRIKELYLDGVEISAKGEEWCHAVSSLKSLRVLSMSSSNLSGPLDPSLTKLQSLSVLQLDHNNLSSPVPDYLGNLSGLSTLQLRSCGLSGVFPKNIFQLPSLQVLDVSDNQGLHGSLTNFPNQASLTHLNLSHTNFSGPIPDSIGNLKRFSTLDLSNCQFNGTLPNSISNLAQLVYLDLSFNNLTGPLPSFNRSKALKTLYLNHNYLNGTLPSTHFEGLTNLVSINLEVNSLHGRFPSSLFSLPSLQLLFLANNRFDGQLDEFPNGSFSSIEMLDLSDNNFQGHIPMSIFQLKRLNLLQLSTNKFNGTIKLSMIRQRLQNLATLDLSHNNLSVVDDNDIPFPKLNNFWLASCKLGTFPSFLRNQSSLLYLDLSSNQIEGTIPNWIWRFEFLAALNLSQNSLTDMEGPFQNLSSAMFLLDLHDNQLQGPAHIFTKNMVYLDYSNNRFSSIPAKIGDSIPFSIYIFLSGNNFHEKIDESICNISTLRVLDLSHNGFIGNIPECLTTRKSSSLKLLSLAGNKLSGQISDTFSTSCDLRLLDLNGNLLEGTIPKSLANCQNLQVLNVGNNQLIDEFPCFLKNISTLRVMVLRSNKFYGHIGCSNVIGNWEKLQIVDVAANKFSGMLPKTLFQSWKALMSDKDDDMSRFDHLSFDIYDNNTSSVTLETITTIYSKKSKLKLAEVVSIEPLYVVDHLLSHVYGEVSSLRRYADSVTIVIKGQQMKLEKILIAFTSLDFSSNQFEGPIPEEIMSFKALHALNLSHNAFSGHIPSTLGNLRNLESLDLSMNSLRGEIPTELASLSFLAIMNLSYNHLVGRIPTGTQIQSFGANSFVGNEALCGPPLTQGCGGEEQGLLPPSSKTTNSHNSSSVDWSLLSVELGFTFGFGIFMMPLILWKKWRLWYSKKVDDALYKIVPQLDFVYERRGGKRYRSLRWKPY, from the coding sequence ATGAAAACCACCCTTATCTTGTGGTTTTATTTGCTACTACCCTTGTCCCTCTTAAACTTCACTTACACCATTAACATTGTTACTTCCCAATGTCTTGGCCATCAACAATCTTTGCTACTCCATTTGAAGAACGGCCTCATATTTAACCCAGCTAAGTCCAAGAAACTAATTCATTGGAACCACACTGATGATTGTTGCCAATGGAAAGGTGTAGCTTGCAGCACCAAGGGAAATGTTATTGCTCTTGACATAAGCCATGAATTCATCACTGGAGGAAACTTAACTAGTCTCTTCAAACTGCAATATTTGCAGAATTTGAATTTGGCTTATAATGAGTTCCACTTTGGAATTAATTCCGAGTTCAAAAACCTGAAGAATCTCAGGTATTTGAATTTGTCAAATGCTGGTTTCATGGGACAAATTCCAACTAAAATCTCTCACTTGTCCAAGTTGGAAACTCTAGATTTGTCTACCACATTCACCTCATCATCACAACATGGTCTAAAACTTGAGAAGCCAAACATTGTAGAGTTTGTGAAAAACTTTACAAGAATCAAAGAACTGTATCTAGATGGTGTTGAAATTTCAGCCAAAGGAGAGGAGTGGTGCCATGCTGTGTCTTCCCTAAAAAGTTTACGAGTTTTGAGTATGTCCTCTTCCAATCTCTCTGGCCCTCTTGATCCTTCATTGACAAAGCTTCAATCTCTCTCAGTACTTCAACTAGACCATAACAATTTGTCAAGCCCAGTTCCTGATTACCTTGGGAATTTGTCTGGTTTAAGCACATTGCAGCTCAGAAGTTGCGGATTGAGTGGAGTTTTTCCAAAAAATATCTTTCAACTACCATCACTTCAAGTTCTTGATGTGTCTGATAATCAAGGTCTTCATGGTTCCTTAACAAACTTCCCAAATCAAGCATCTCTCACTCACTTGAATCTTAGCCACACAAATTTCTCAGGTCCTATACCAGATTCTATTGGCAATTTGAAACGTTTTTCTACACTAGATTTGTCCAATTGCCAATTCAATGGGACACTTCCCAATTCAATCTCAAATCTTGCCCAACTTGTTTATCTTGATTTGTCATTCAATAATCTTACTGGTCCACTTCCATCTTTCAATAGATCAAAGGCCTTGAAAACTTTGTATCTTAATCATAATTATCTGAATGGTACACTTCCATCCACCCATTTTGAAGGCCTTACAAATCTTGTGAGCATTAATTTAGAAGTTAACTCTCTACATGGAAGATTCCCTTCATCTTTGTTTTCACTTCCATCCCTACAACTTCTCTTTCTTGCTAACAATAGATTTGATGGCCAACTTGATGAGTTCCCAAATGGTTCCTTTTCCTCAATAGAGATGCTTGATTTAAGTGATAACAATTTTCAAGGGCATATTCCTATGTCTATCTTTCAACTGAAAAGGCTCAATTTACTTCAACTTTCCACAAACAAGTTCAATGGCACCATAAAATTGAGTATGATTCGTCAAAGACTACAAAATTTGGCAACACTTGATCTCTCACACAACAACTTGTCAGTTGTGGATGACAATGACATTCCATTTCCCAAGTTGAATAATTTCTGGTTGGCTTCATGCAAGTTGGGTACATTTCCTTCATTTTTGAGAAATCAAAGCAGTTTGCTTTATTTAGACTTATCCAGCAACCAAATTGAAGGAACCATACCCAACTGGATTTGGAGATTTGAGTTTTTGGCCGCCTTGAATCTTTCTCAGAATTCTCTAACGGATATGGAAGGGCCTTTCCAAAATCTGAGTTCAGCCATGTTCCTGCTTGATCTTCATGACAATCAATTGCAAGGGCCAGCACACATTTTCACCAAGAACATGGTTTACTTGGACTACTCCAATAATAGATTCAGTTCTATACCAGCAAAAATTGGTGACTCTATTCCTTTCtccatttatatatttttatcaggCAACAATTTTCATGAAAAAATCGATGAATCCATTTGCAATATTTCAACTCTTAGAGTGCTTGATCTTTCACATAATGGCTTCATTGGCAACATTCCTGAGTGCTTGACAACAAGGAAGAGTAGCTCCCTGAAACTTCTAAGTCTTGCAGGAAACAAACTCAGTGGCCAAATTTCAGATACATTCTCAACTTCTTGTGATCTAAGGCTTCTTGATCTCAATGGAAATCTTTTAGAGGGAACCATCCCAAAATCTTTGGCTAATTGCCAAAACCTCCAAGTCTTAAATGTTGGAAACAATCAATTGATTGATGAGTTCCCATGCTTCTTGAAGAACATTTCTACACTGAGAGTCATGGTCTTGaggtcaaacaaattttatggacaTATTGGATGCTCCAATGTGATTGGCAACTGGGAAAAGCTTCAAATTGTTGATGTAGCTGCCAACAAATTCAGTGGCATGTTACCAAAAACACTCTTTCAGAGTTGGAAAGCATTGATGTCTGACAAAGATGATGATATGTCAAGGTTTGACCATTTATCTTTTGATATTTATGATAACAATACAAGTTCTGTGACTCTTGAGACTATAACTACAATTTACTCAAAGAAGAGTAAACTGAAGTTAGCCGAAGTTGTTTCTATTGAGCCACTTTATGTGGTGGATCACTTGCTCTCTCATGTCTATGGAGAGGTTTCAAGTCTTCGTAGGTATGCGGATTCAGTTACCATTGTAATCAAAGGTCAACAAATGAAGTTGGAAAAGATTCTCATTGCATTCACTTCATTGGATTTCTCATCCAACCAATTTGAAGGGCCAATACCAGAAGAGATCATGAGTTTCAAAGCACTGCATGCTCTTAACTTGTCTCACAATGCATTCTCAGGCCATATTCCTTCAACTTTGGGAAACTTGAGAAATCTTGAGTCCTTAGACTTGTCAATGAATTCTCTGAGGGGAGAGATTCCAACTGAGCTTGCAAGCTTATCTTTTCTTGCCATCATGAATCTCTCCTATAATCATCTTGTGGGGAGAATTCCAACAGGCACTCAAATTCAATCGTTTGGAGCAAATTCATTTGTGGGAAATGAAGCGTTATGTGGACCTCCATTGACACAAGGTTGTGGTGGAGAAGAGCAAGGGTTGTTACCACCATCATCTAAAACTACTAACTCTCATAATAGTAGTTCAGTTGATTGGAGTTTGTTAAGTGTGGAGTTGGGATTCACTTTTGGGTTTGGAATATTCATGATGCCACTCATTTTGTGGAAGAAATGGAGGTTGTGGTACTCCAAGAAAGTAGACGATGCTCTATACAAGATTGTGCCTCAACTTGATTTTGTATATGAACGTCGTGGTGGGAAGAGATATAGATCTTTAAGGTGGAAGCCTTATTGA